The genomic segment TTATTTGTGTCTGTTGgtattatcttctttggagaaatggctgtttaggtcttcttcccatttttgtaattagattatttattatttatttttgtggttttactTTCATTAGTTCCTTATCTATTTTGAATACTATCTCTTTATTAcatatgtcatatgcaaatatcttctcccattcagcaggttttcttttagttttgttgagaattttctttgctgtgcataagttttttattttgaggtgGTACcaatagtttctctttttctttttttttatgttctactTCATGATCTTTGGTATCCTATATTAAATGTTCAAAAAGTAAGTTTTATTCTTCCAAAGCTCTAACCACTTGTTCTAATTTAATATCTCTTATTATGTTTTTGTCTCTCTGAGCAGGTTAATCAGAGTTCCCTCttgaaaaaaagtctttttgttCGTTGCacaagctgtttttttttaaattatatccatttgttttgatttctatcttctattttcttcaaaatctgGTGACCCTTGGATTTTTGCTATTGGGAATCTCTCTGAACAAGACCATATCTTAACTGGTAAAAATTGTGAAACTATGGTCTCAAccactcatttatttgagaaccCCCAAAAGTCACTATTCTGGTTATTCTCCTTGGAAAGATCTGACTGATAGACATACCAGGTTACTCCACCTTTAAGCTTGTAGTGTTTCTTCCAgtattatttaacttatttttaagcaTTGCCCATTGCTACcttaatattttgcattttttagctTTAATAAGTCAACTACCTTTATGCTTTTGCTTTCCTGCTTCTAAAACTTTATTGCTGTTGTCTTCTTTTCCAAACTCCTAATCCTTGTGTATTTATGCATTAAGCAGAGGAGTTATCTCAGTGAGTTTTTAACATATGTGTAGAAGCATGTGGGGATAGAGCTTTTTTCAATTCAGTGAAACTACACTATGTATACAGCATGCTTCATGTAACATCTTTCATCAAGATATGTTTTTGTAAAGATATGTGTAGATGCATATGGGACTAGCCATTTGCTTAATTCATTAACACTACATTGTGAAAAAgatcaaaaaataaattctattttccccttacttttaaaggaatattttcttaagtttaGAATTCAGTATTAATAGTTTAATTTTCTCAGGATTCTCAACTGAAACCTCCTCTTTATACGTTGATTATTTAGAAGTACATTTAATTTAcatatgaatagatatttctctaaaatacTTAAACTTGTGTGCTTAAATACTGAATTTCCAGTCTTATATAATTATTACAAGAGGACACATTATTAGGGTTTcaattatagtatatatatttggtttattttatggACTAGGGTGTGgtctatttaataaatgtttatgtgcctttgaaaaatatatttgtctatCGTCACAATTTATTGGGTGAAATATTCTGTTAGCTTTCTACACTGTTTAATGCCATCTTtgcccttttaatttttatttttcatttggaattgttttttactttttgagtCTGGAAGACAAGGTCAGTGACAATTTTCAGAAGCTACTCTCcaatttttaatttggaaactAGGCCTAtgtctaaaataaaatcataattaaaattcCATATGTTGAGCTAATCCAATACTTATTCTTATCTTCATGTTTATTAATATTGATTGAGTATGAGACAGTGATCAAATTTATTTCAACAGCTTTATTCAGTGTAGTAAATAGGGCTGACAAAGTGTGACCTactcataaagaaagaaatattttaaaatggaagggCATggaacaaatgattaaaaaaaaaacctcttaaaactcttaaaagctCTTAACTATATTTTGGGGGGACAAAAAGAGagtaagaaataatgaaattagaagagaaacagaaaacataaacacatacactTCATCAGGCCACTCAACAGTGAAACAAGAAGTCATTCCtaaaattcttccttctctgaattttcctttaagttttccaAAAATACCCAATTTATACAACTAGTTTGAAAAAGAATCTCCTATTTCTATAGCTTAACAAATAAACTTGATTCTCTATTTCCATCTCCAGGAAACATATTTAGCTGAGTCCCTCTTTTATCTATTGTGCATGTGATAGGCATTTCAGTATTATTCACCCCCTCTCTGTTCCACTTTTGGAGatataagaaaatcttaagacTCTGCTCACTTGAAATTTTATATGGCCATCTGCCTTGCTGCAACTCAGGAGATCTGAGGGAAGAAGTATGTGTAATTTCTAGGAGGAAAAATATCTAGTTTTGTGGGATTGGACCTATAGCCCTATCTTCTGTCATGGGATTGCATATGGaaacatcttaagaaaaaagcaTCTTAGAATATTAAGCCTACAAGCACAGTTCACTGCCCCAGAGAGTTATATGTTCCCACACTGGACTCCGAAAGTGAATGAAATAAACCCATGTTGTTTGTTAAGGTACTGACAATCTGTTGTTGTTACCTTGATATTCTCTTAGCTTTACTGATTATAAGGGTTATAAGAGTCTTTTCTGAATAGCATTAATTCTTGCCACACACTCTAAGACACATTTTTTGCCATTAGTGCAACTTCCAGACATCCTACTTAACTAATTCTTGGTAATAAAATTTGACAACTGCCTTAAAATTCTGCCATAAATCAAAGGAGAGTTATGTGTTAGAGTCTTGTAGGTACATGTTATAAATGGTATTTCTAACAACACAACAGCCcagaacatttcagaaaaaaggaaacaaacttcCAGATCAAATTATAGTATTGAATTGCTAGAACCATCTTTTAATATCACAGTTCCATTAGGAAAAATTCACTTGGATTAGGCAGAGTTGtgattgtttaattttataacaagAAAGCACAGAAAGCAGATGAAGCACATAGTTTTTTAatacttatattattttaaactgttatttaatttatatacatagaaAGGTATATTTGGCAAATATGTATCTTATTTGTAATAAAATGGAGGCTAAGTTAAGTTTGATTTAATTTAGGGATATATGTGATCATGATATGAGTACATCTTTACTGTTTGAATAACACAGAGGCAATTCACTGTCATGGCATAGTCTTCTAAATTcttaaataaaggaagaatataGCATAGAATATTCAGGTaacatttcttctttatactcaaatttttattatcatactcaagttaaaaaggaaagactATACATGCATGAGGATCTAGGGAAACTCTGGAAAAAATTCCCCTTTTTTCAGGTTTgcatgaaaaaaaatccacaatacatggttcttttttatttttattttttaacagttttattttttgagaaagagagagagagaataagcggGGGTGgatggagagaatcttcaaggTGACTCCCGGCTGAGGATGGACCCTGaagtagggctcagtctcaggatccATGaaatcataacttgagccaaaaccaagagtgagatatttaactgactgagccacccaggatcccctatacagttcctttaaaagaaataattaaaacaaaagtaacagttaatatatattttattggttttctgaATCAAAACAGTCAAGTTCATGGTGCTTatgttgcttaataaatattaacatattttcttgAAAAGTCAACTCTGCAACAGTATTCCTCAATTGGAAAATATATATCTACACCTATCAGGTGCCAAAAACTGGCATTGCATTTATACAGATATATTGCCTTAACAAAATGACATGtaaaatcatagaaataaaagttaagtAATAAATTATTGTCTTTGAAACAAAactccacttttattttttttttatattttattttattttttattttttataaacatatatttttatccccaggggtacaggtctgtgaatcaccaggattacacacttcacagcactcaccaaagcacataccctccccaatgtccataatcccacccccttctcccaaaccccctccccccaccaNNNNNNNNNNNNNNNNNNNNNNNNNNNNNNNNNNNNNNNNNNNNNNNNNNNNNNNNNNNNNNNNNNNNNNNNNNNNNNNNNNNNNNNNNNNNNNNNNNNNNNNNNNNNNNNNNNNNNNNNNNNNNNNNNNNNNNNNNNNNNNNNNNNNNNNNNNNNNNNNNNNNNNNNNNNNNNNNNNNNNNNNNNNNNNNNNNNNNNNNNNNNNNNNNNNNNNNNNNNNNNNNNNNNNNNNNNNNNNNNNNNNNNNNNNNNNNNNNNNNNNNNNNNNNNNNNNNNNNNNNNNNNNNNNNNNNNNNNNNNNNNNNNNNNNNNNNNNNNNNNNNNNNNNNNNNNNNNNNNNNNNNNNNNNNNNNNNNNNNNNNNNNNNNNNNNNNNNNNNNNNNNNNNNNNNNNNNNNNNNNNNNNNNNNNNNNNNNNNNNNNNNNNNNNNNNNNNNNNNNNNNNNNNNNNNNNNNNNNNNNNNNNNNNNNNNNNNNNNNNNNNNNNNNNNNNNNNNNNNNNNNNNNNNNNNNNNNNNNNNNNNNNNNNNNNNNNNNNNNNNNNNNNNNNNNNNNNNNNNNNNNNNNNNNNNNNNNNNNNNNNNNNNNNNNNNNNNNNNNNNNNNNNNNNNNNNNNNNNNNNNNNNNNNNNNNNNNNNNNNNNNNNNNNNNNNNNNNNNNNNNNNNNNNNNNNNNNNNNNNNNNNNNNNNNNNNNNNNNNNNNNNNNNNNNNNNNNNNNNNNNNNNNNNNNNNNNNNNNNNNNNNNNNNNNNNNNNNNNNNNNNNNNNNNNNNNNNNNNNNNNNNNNNNNNNNNNNNNNNNNNNNNNNNNNNNNNNNNNNNNNNNNNNNNNNNNNNNNNNNNNNNNNNNNNNNNNNNNNNNNNNNNNNNNNNNNNNNNNNNNNNNNNNNNNNNNNNNNNNNNNNNNNNNNNNNNNNNNNNNNNNNNNNNNNNNNNNNNNNNNNNNNNNNNNNNNNNNNNNNNNNNNNNNNNNNNNNNNNNNNNNNNNNNNNNNNNNNNNNNNNNNNNNNNNNNNNNNNNNNNNNNNNNNNNNNNNNNNNNNNNNNNNNNNNNNNNNNNNNNNNNNNNNNNNNNNNNNNNNNNNNNNNNNNNNNNNNNNNNNNNNNNNNNNNNNNNNNNNNNNNNNNNNNNNNNNNNNNNNNNNNNNNNNNNNNNNNNNNNNNNNNNNNNNNNNNNNNNNNNNNNNNNNNNNNNNNNNNNNNNNNNNNNNNNNNNNNNNNNNNNNNNNNNNNNNNNNNNNNNNNNNNNNNNNNNNNNNNNNNNNNNNNNNNNNNNNNNNNNNNNNNNNNNNNNNNNNNNNNNNNNNNNNNNNNNNNNNNNNNNNNNNNNNNNNNNNNNNNNNNNNNNNNNNNNNNNNNNNNNNNNNNNNNNNNNNNNNNNNNNNNNNNNNNNNNNNNNNNNNNNNNNNNNNNNNNNNNNNNNNNNNNNNNNNNNNNNNNNNNNNNNNNNNNNNNNNNNNNNNNNNNNNNNNNNNNNNNNNNNNNNNNNNNNNNNNNNNNNNNNNNNNNNNNNNNNNNNNNNNNNNNNNNNNNNNNNNNNNNNNNNNNNNNNNNNNNNNNNNNNNNNNNNNNNNNNNNNNNNNNNNNNNNNNNNNNNNNNNNNNNNNNNNNNNNNNNNNNNNNNNNNNNNNNNNNNNNNNNNNNNNNNNNNNNNNNNNNNNNNNNNNNNNNNNNNNNNNNNNNNNNNNNNNNNNNNNNNNNNNNNNNNNNNNNNNNNNNNNNNNNNNNNNNNNNNNNNNNNNNNNNNNNNNNNNNNNNNNNNNNNNNNNNNNNNNNNNNNNNNNNNNNNNNNNNNNNNNNNNNNNNNNNNNNNNNNNNNNNNNNNNNNNNNNNNNNNNNNNNNNNNNNNNNNNNNNNNNNNNNNNNNNNNNNNNNNNNNNNNNNNNNNNNNNNNNNNNNNNNNNNNNNNNNNNNNNNNNNNNNNNNNNNNNNNNNNNNNNNNNNNNNNNNNNNNNNNNNNNNNNNNNNNNNNNNNNNNNNNNNNNNNNNNNNNNNNNNNNNNNNNNNNNNNNNNNNNNNNNNNNNNNNNNNNNNNNNNNNNNNNNNNNNNNNNNNNNNNNNNNNNNNNNNNNNNNNNNNNNNNNNNNNNNNNNNNNNNNNNNNNNNNNNNNNNNNNNNNNNNNNNNNNNNNNNNNNNNNNNNNNNNNNNNNNNNNNNNNNNNNNNNNNNNNNNNNNNNNNNNNNNNNNNNNNNNNNNNNNNNNNNNNNNNNNNNNNNNNNNNNNNNNNNNNNNNNNNNNNNNNNNNNNNNNNNNNNNNNNNNNNNNNNNNNNNNNNNNNNNNNNNNNNNNNNNNNNNNNNNNNNNNNNNNNNNNNNNNNNNNNNNNNNNNNNNNNNNNNNNNNNNNNNNNNNNNNNNNNNNNNNNNNNNNNNNNNNNNNNNNNNNNNNNNNNNNNNNNNNNNNNNNNNNNNNNNNNNNNNNNNNNNNNNNNNNNNNNNNNNNNNNNNNNNNNNNNNNNNNNNNNNNNNNNNNNNNNNNNNNNNNNNNNNNNNNNNNNNNNNNNNNNNNNNNNNNNNNNNNNNNNNNNNNNNNNNNNNNNNNNNNNNNNNNNNNNNNNNNNNNNNNNNNNNNNNNNNNNNNNNNNNNNNNNNNNNNNNNNNNNNNNNNNNNNNNNNNNNNNNNNNNNNNNNNNNNNNNNNNNNNNNNNNNNNNNNNNNNNNNNNNNNNNNNNNNNNNNNNNNNNNNNNNNNNNNNNNNNNNNNNNNNNNNNNNNNNNNNNNNNNNNNNNNNNNNNNNNNNNNNNNNNNNNNNNNNNNNNNNNNNNNNNNNNNNNNNNNNNNNNNNNNNNNNNNNNNNNNNNNNNNNNNNNNNNNNNNNNNNNNNNNNNNNNNNNNNNNNNNNNNNNNNNNNNNNNNNNNNNNNNNNNNNNNNNNNNNNNNNNNNNNNNNNNNNNNNNNNNNNNNNNNNNNNNNNNNNNNNNNNNNNNNNNNNNNNNNNNNNNNNNNNNNNNNNNNNNNNNNNNNNNNNNNNNNNNNNNNNNNNNNNNNNNNNNNNNNNNNNNNNttttctgtttccagaattgctgttcttcttctcttcgatctgccgatggattttcaggtgtttgcaatctttagataagatatctagctgatctccggctagctgaagcagtctcagcttgctacttctccgccatcttgactcctcccccaaaacTCCACTTTTAAAATGGTGATTCAAAGATTATCTCTTATGAACAATGTGTGAATGTCATGATTTTCAACCTCCTTTCTGGTTCAAAGATcaatttctactttttccttATGGTGATCCTCTTCTCAGCAGTTGTAACAGTATATCCTTTACATCTTTGTTCCTTAGGGAATAGATGAGAGGGTTTAACAGTGGTGTGACCACAGTGTAGAAGAAAAGTAGATAATTTGCTGTATTTTGAAGCAAAGTGGTTCTTAGGGTATGTATACACTGGTGCCACTGTTCCATAAAACATGAAGACCACAATGATGTGGGAGGAGCAGGTGGCAATGGCTTTCTGCCTTCCGTCCTTGGATTGGATTTTACCTAAAGCTTGAGCTATGTAACCAGAAGAAGTCAGGATCAATCCCAGTGGCACGATGGTGAAAAGAACAGCAGATATTGTCATCTGCCACTCACTGGCAAATGTGTCTCCACACGTCAAGCGTATGAGGGCTGGAACCTCACACAGAAAGTCATCTAGGTGGTGGTGGGTGCAGAAGGGAAGCTTAAGTGTGACAGGAATTTGGGTAACAGATTCTATCAGGCCAGACATACAGGCTATGAACACCAGCTTCCAACAGAACTGATGATGCATGATGATTGTATAGTGCAGGGGCAGGCAGATAGCAATATAGCTGTCAAAGGCCATCACCACCAACATGACACATTCTGTGGCACCAAGACAGAGCAAAACACAGAGTTGGATGACACAGCCTGTGTCGGTGATCTTTCCTGGCCCCCACAAGTTGGACAACATATGGGGCACAGTAGTTGTTGTAAAGCAGAGATCCAAGAAGGAAAGATTactaagaaagaaatacatggggGTGTATAGAAGAGGGTCCACACAAGAAAGCAAGATAATGGTTGAGTTGGAGAGGAGGATCATGGTGTACAAGATGATCACAATCCAAAAAAGAACCATTTCTAGATGAGGCCATTCAGAGAAACCAAGAAGAATGAAGCCCATTGGGAAACTCCTGTTGGTCATCATTGGTGCTTTTGGCAttggaatttgaataaattttaacaaaatttcatTAGTTGATTTTTGAAAGCcatcctgtcatttttttttttaagagaaaaaaagcattattAGTTTTCCAGGGGATCTTAGGACAGGAGACATATATGTGTTTTCTCTTATGCTAGACAAGCAACATACAACTTCTCTTCTATAAGGCTGTTCTTTGTACACAAAAGAGGTATAAATAAGATATTACCCTGGAGATTTATCTCTAAATCTGAAATCACAACATTCTCCATAGACACTCTGACACAATGGCTTTAGATTATGTGcatttttcttctagattgtcttTTCAGCTATACATGTAGTAGCTCTCTAAAATATTTGGGATGACATGttgaaaacaaagttttatttttcaaataggtAGTGCCCCTGTGTATTGTGAAGTTCTTTGTATTGTTCAGTGATATTTAGAGAAACACAGGAGATGGATATTATCCCAGAAACAAGATCTTTCTGTTATCagtgtagaatctaaaaaatgagACCTTAACCTTTATTCTCCGAGTGTCTGAAGAACCACCTTACCAgtttttaagggaagaaaatcTAAGCTGAATGCATGGtattaaataaagtttttatcttAAGCAATTCAAATTTCTTTAGGTAAATAAGTTAAAACTCTTCAGTCTATATTGTGATCTAAGAAATGGCTATAATAATTCTCACATCAGTAGATTAGGGTACAAATTATAGAAATGACAGTATATTACTGCCTTCTACTTTAAAGCACAAAATGCTAAACATGATTAGAGTGGTGAAAAGAAAGCATTACATATGCTATATAATTTTTGCCTCACAAGTCATTATTGTTCTATTCAGTCATCAATCAGACTAAATACATTTCAATaagaaacaactgaaatgtaTTGTAAAATGTattgtaaaagagaaataaatattaacaaaattatgaaatgcatgattttttaaaatatttacttcaagTGCAGAAGGCAAAGAGAGTACAGAGGTGTTATCTATGAATTACTAAGGTAGGATATTAATTTTGAAGACACTGTTCTGGATATTAATTTTCTGTCTCCCATAGTTCAGAGGACACAAAAATGTGAGATGCACAGAATAccaaaaaaaaactatcaaatgaaaaaattgaGTTATTagattgtgaaaattaaattttgcaaGTAGCTAAACAATGCAGAAATTTGGAGAACTTTACAGGGTCCTGCTTTTATTCAGAAGCAACCTCATAGGTATATATTCAGTGCCATGCAGGCACTGTGCTATGATACGGAATATAATTTGAACAATAGAAATTGaatctatatttatatagattatatagcatatagattttatatatatttatatagattttatatagatttatatatataatatagatatatataaatatataatataatatagattTATATGTAGGTTTTAtatagagattttatatatatatagataatatagatatagatctatatatataaactatatatagtttatatagattatatagaatatataggcTCCAAAGCCTGTGGGCAAGAGAGACAGCAGAGAATACATAAGCAAGTAAATCAGGAGGATTTAATTATTTCAAtgttaaattctaaaaaataataatgtgttgCAATTGAGGATAACAATAGAGGATGTAAGAAGCAGAGGAGGATTATTTTAcatgagggaaaaagaaaagcaaaaagtctGATGCCTGAAGAAATATGCAAGTTCCAAGAAATTCAAGAAGTTCCAAGAAGTTCAGCTGTTGGGGAAACACAGAGCTGTCTATATGGGATGTGGCTAGATATGTTAGCTAAATTCAGCTTTTCTATTCTATCATCATGAATTGAactgatctaatttttttttcagtgtaagaGGACATTCTGATTTAACCACACAGTGTCCATTCtgttttattagtgttttttttctatagttttcttagtGTTAAGAATTATCATGGACTTACCTTCACCTGGCTCAGAATGCAATACTATATAAAACTGTGACATTTGGAGAAGAACATTCACATTGCTCATCTGGCTTTTCTTTTGAAACTACCTCATGGgttcagtttttctttatgaaaaaaaaaaaaacaaattcaagtcAATGATATCATGTGCTTTTCTGttatatttaatttgaattatttaaaaatatcattttaatttcacaATTTATTATGAACACTACAGATAATTTAACACATATGGAACAAAAGAAGAATAGAGGCACATCTAATCCCAACATTGAATATGAtttttacagggcacctgggtggctcaggggattaagcctttgcctttagctcaggtcatgatctcagggacctgggattgagccccacgtcagtctctctgcacagcggggagcctgcttcccccccctctctctgcctgcctctctgtctacttgtgatctctgtctgtcaaataaataaataacatcttttaaaaaatacatttatgaatATGATATTTACTATGAAAGTTTCATCTATTCTTtacaatatatatttcaataaataatgcaCACAGAtaggggcaccagagtggctcagtgggtttaagcctctgcctttggctttggtcatgatcccaaggtcctgggatcaagccccacattgggctttctgct from the Mustela nigripes isolate SB6536 chromosome 12, MUSNIG.SB6536, whole genome shotgun sequence genome contains:
- the LOC132027638 gene encoding LOW QUALITY PROTEIN: olfactory receptor 2H1-like (The sequence of the model RefSeq protein was modified relative to this genomic sequence to represent the inferred CDS: deleted 1 base in 1 codon) encodes the protein MTNRSFPMGFILLGFSEWPHLEMVLFWIVIILYTMILLSNSTIILLSCVDPLLYTPMYFFLSNLSFLDLCFTTTTVPHMLSNLWGPGKITDTGCVIQLCVLLCLGATECVMLVVMAFDSYIAICLPLHYTIIMHHQFCWKLVFIACMSGLIESVTQIPVTLKLPFCTHHHLDDFLCEVPALIRLTCGDTFASEWQMTISAVLFTIVPLGLILTSSGYIAQALGKIQSKDGRQKAIATCSSHIIVVFMFYGTVAPVYTYPKNHFAQNTANYLLFFYTVVTPLLNPLIYSLRNKDVKDILLQLLRRGSP